A part of Solicola gregarius genomic DNA contains:
- a CDS encoding enolase C-terminal domain-like protein: MTAIARIEVVPVAGHDSMLLNLSGAHAPFFTRNVAIVTDTDGRTGLGEVPGGESIRRTIEDAGDLLTGEPVLRYRSLLRDVADRFADRDAGGRGTQTFDLRTTVHAVTALESALLDLAGQAQGVPVAELLGDGQQRDRVPMLGYLFYVGDPDRTDLPYLREPGGGGWESARREEAMTPEAVVRLAEAAEQRYGFVDFKLKGGVLPGEQEIAAVTALSERFPDARITLDPNGAWLLDDAVALCSDLGDVLAYAEDPVGAEVGFSGREVMAEFRRLTGLRTATNMIATDWRQLAHAVRTNAVDIPLADPHFWTMTGSVRVAQLCNDFGLTWGSHSNSHFDISLAMFTHVGAAAPGEITALDTHWIWQDGQGITREPLRINGGDIAVPTSGGLGIELDRDRLAESHELYVEHGLGHRDDAAAMRYLVPDWTFDPKRPCLER; the protein is encoded by the coding sequence ATGACGGCGATCGCGCGGATCGAGGTCGTACCCGTCGCAGGGCACGACTCGATGCTGCTCAACCTCTCCGGTGCCCACGCCCCCTTCTTCACTCGCAACGTCGCGATCGTCACCGACACCGATGGGCGAACGGGGCTCGGCGAGGTGCCGGGCGGCGAGTCGATCCGCAGGACGATCGAGGATGCGGGCGACCTGCTGACCGGTGAGCCGGTGCTGCGGTACCGATCGCTGCTGCGCGACGTCGCTGATCGGTTCGCCGATCGCGATGCGGGCGGGCGCGGCACGCAGACGTTCGACCTGCGTACGACCGTGCATGCGGTGACCGCGCTCGAGTCCGCTCTACTTGACCTCGCCGGCCAGGCACAGGGCGTACCCGTCGCCGAGCTGCTCGGCGACGGTCAACAGCGCGACCGGGTGCCGATGCTCGGTTATCTCTTCTACGTAGGCGATCCCGACCGCACGGACCTGCCGTACCTTCGTGAGCCGGGCGGCGGCGGGTGGGAGTCGGCTCGTCGCGAAGAGGCGATGACGCCGGAGGCGGTCGTACGACTGGCCGAGGCGGCAGAGCAGCGTTACGGGTTCGTGGACTTCAAGCTCAAGGGCGGCGTCCTCCCCGGCGAGCAGGAGATTGCGGCCGTGACCGCGCTCTCGGAGCGGTTTCCCGATGCCCGGATCACGCTCGACCCCAACGGTGCATGGCTTCTCGATGACGCCGTTGCTCTGTGCAGCGACCTCGGCGACGTACTCGCGTACGCGGAGGACCCCGTTGGTGCCGAAGTCGGCTTCTCGGGCCGCGAGGTGATGGCGGAGTTCCGTCGGCTCACCGGCCTGCGTACCGCCACCAACATGATCGCTACCGACTGGCGTCAGCTCGCGCACGCGGTGCGTACGAACGCGGTCGACATCCCTCTCGCCGACCCGCACTTCTGGACGATGACGGGTTCAGTACGCGTTGCCCAACTGTGCAACGACTTCGGGCTCACCTGGGGATCGCACTCGAACAGCCACTTCGACATCTCCTTGGCGATGTTCACCCATGTCGGCGCGGCCGCGCCCGGCGAGATCACCGCGCTCGACACGCACTGGATCTGGCAGGACGGCCAAGGCATCACCCGCGAACCGCTGCGCATCAACGGCGGTGACATCGCCGTCCCCACCTCCGGGGGCCTGGGCATCGAGCTCGACCGCGACCGGCTCGCCGAGTCCCACGAGCTGTACGTCGAGCACGGACTCGGGCATCGCGACGACGCCGCCGCGATGCGGTACCTCGTACCGGACTGGACATTCGACCCGAAGCGGCCCTGCCTGGAGCGCTAG
- a CDS encoding L-talarate/galactarate dehydratase, producing the protein MSDSIRQLTLSHVVLPLANPVSDAKVLTGRQRPLTEIVLLFVEVTTAGGHQGMGFSYSKRAGGPAQFAHLREVADVAIGRDPSDIDRIYQSLLWAGASVGRSGVATQAIAALDVAMWDLKARRADLPLAKLIGAHRDSCRVYNTSGGFLQASVEEVKERASASLEAGIGGIKMKVGQPDWRTDLDRVSAVRDHLAATPLMVDANQQWDRARARRMCRELEAYDLSWIEEPLDAWDAVGHSDLSQTFDTPIATGEMLTSVPEHLALIDAGYRGIVQPDAPRIGGITPFLRFATLASHAGLALAPHYAMEIHLHLAATYPTEPWVEHFEWLSPLFNERVDIREGRMWVPERSGLGFTLSDRMRALTLETATVGP; encoded by the coding sequence ATGTCAGACTCGATCCGCCAGCTGACGCTCTCCCACGTCGTACTCCCACTGGCCAACCCGGTCAGCGACGCGAAGGTGCTCACCGGACGACAACGACCGCTCACCGAGATCGTCCTGCTGTTCGTCGAGGTGACGACGGCGGGTGGCCACCAGGGCATGGGATTCAGCTACTCCAAGCGGGCCGGCGGCCCCGCGCAGTTCGCCCACCTTCGCGAGGTCGCCGACGTCGCGATCGGGCGGGACCCCTCCGACATCGACCGCATCTACCAGTCGCTGCTGTGGGCGGGCGCGTCCGTCGGACGCTCCGGCGTCGCAACGCAGGCCATCGCCGCGCTCGACGTCGCAATGTGGGATCTCAAGGCGCGGCGCGCGGACCTGCCGCTGGCCAAGCTGATCGGCGCCCACCGCGACTCGTGCCGGGTCTACAACACCTCGGGCGGCTTCCTCCAGGCGTCGGTCGAGGAGGTCAAGGAGAGGGCGAGCGCATCGCTGGAGGCCGGCATCGGCGGCATCAAGATGAAGGTCGGCCAGCCCGACTGGCGTACCGATCTCGATCGCGTGTCAGCCGTTCGCGACCACCTGGCCGCGACACCCCTGATGGTCGACGCCAACCAGCAGTGGGACCGCGCCCGGGCGCGCCGGATGTGTCGCGAGCTCGAGGCGTACGACCTGAGCTGGATCGAAGAGCCGCTCGACGCGTGGGACGCGGTCGGGCACAGCGACCTGAGCCAAACCTTCGACACCCCGATCGCCACGGGGGAGATGCTGACCTCGGTGCCCGAGCACCTGGCGCTCATCGACGCCGGCTACCGCGGCATCGTGCAGCCCGACGCTCCGCGGATCGGTGGCATCACCCCGTTCCTGCGCTTCGCCACCCTCGCATCACATGCCGGCCTCGCCTTGGCACCGCACTACGCGATGGAGATTCATCTCCATCTCGCCGCCACGTACCCGACCGAGCCGTGGGTCGAGCACTTCGAGTGGCTGAGCCCCTTGTTCAACGAGCGGGTCGACATCCGCGAGGGACGGATGTGGGTGCCGGAGCGATCCGGTCTCGGGTTCACGCTCAGCGACCGGATGCGCGCGCTGACCCTCGAGACCGCGACGGTCGGGCCGTGA
- a CDS encoding aldehyde dehydrogenase (NADP(+)), whose translation MSVSPAEVLGVSIVAGKDVIGSAGSVRARTAATGEDVEPTFGLLDLDQLDAAVAAAADAFATYRETSPGRRAAFLEAIAEEIEADRDQIVGRAVLESGLPEARLSGEVGRTTGQLRMFADVAAQGDHLGVRIDPALPDRTPAPRPDLRQRMIPLGPVAVFGASNFPLAFSTAGGDTASALAGGCPVVVKGHPAHPGTGELVARAVARAAARTRMPAGVFSFVLGAGNEFGRALVSDPRIRAVGFTGSRAGGQAIVEVAQRRREPIPVYAEMSSINPVVVLPGALDGDVDGLASAYVGSLTLGAGQFCTNPGLVFVPTGDTGDRFVTAAGRLVGEAIGQLMLTPEIAEAYARGVADLAATDDVRRVADGLAGDGPGRPAPVLNEVAASDVGRVEREVFGASSVVVRYDGVDQLASALAAIEGQLTATVQYAPSDVEEARRLLPVLEDRVGRILFNGWPTGVEVCHAMVHGGPYPATSDARTTSVGSLAIERFQRPVCYQDVPDELLPQAVRDDNPWALSRRIDGTLSLGERDR comes from the coding sequence ATGAGCGTTTCCCCGGCAGAGGTCCTGGGTGTTTCTATCGTCGCTGGAAAGGACGTCATCGGCAGTGCGGGTTCCGTTCGCGCCCGCACAGCCGCCACCGGCGAGGACGTCGAACCCACCTTCGGCCTGCTCGACCTCGACCAGCTCGACGCGGCCGTCGCGGCAGCTGCGGACGCGTTCGCGACGTACCGCGAGACGAGCCCAGGCCGACGCGCGGCGTTCCTCGAGGCGATCGCCGAGGAGATCGAGGCCGACCGCGACCAGATCGTGGGGCGCGCCGTTCTCGAGAGCGGTCTCCCCGAAGCCCGGTTGAGTGGCGAGGTCGGTCGCACGACAGGTCAGCTGCGGATGTTCGCCGACGTCGCCGCACAGGGCGACCACCTCGGCGTACGCATCGACCCGGCGCTGCCCGACCGCACGCCCGCCCCTCGTCCTGACCTGCGGCAGCGGATGATCCCGCTCGGGCCGGTTGCGGTGTTCGGCGCCAGCAACTTCCCCCTCGCGTTCTCGACGGCCGGCGGCGATACGGCCTCGGCACTCGCGGGCGGCTGCCCGGTCGTCGTCAAGGGACATCCGGCGCACCCTGGTACCGGCGAGCTCGTCGCGCGCGCGGTTGCGCGCGCCGCCGCTCGTACTCGGATGCCCGCAGGAGTATTTTCGTTCGTACTCGGAGCCGGCAACGAGTTCGGGCGGGCGCTGGTGAGCGATCCGCGGATCCGCGCCGTCGGCTTCACCGGATCCCGCGCCGGCGGCCAGGCCATCGTCGAGGTGGCGCAGCGGCGCCGCGAGCCGATCCCCGTGTACGCGGAGATGTCGTCCATCAACCCGGTCGTCGTGCTCCCCGGGGCGCTCGACGGCGACGTCGACGGGCTCGCGAGCGCGTACGTCGGCTCGTTGACGCTCGGTGCCGGACAGTTCTGCACGAACCCCGGACTGGTGTTCGTGCCGACCGGTGACACCGGCGATCGTTTCGTCACCGCGGCCGGGCGGCTCGTCGGCGAGGCGATCGGCCAGTTGATGCTCACGCCCGAGATCGCCGAGGCGTACGCGCGTGGTGTCGCCGATCTCGCTGCGACGGACGATGTACGGCGGGTTGCCGATGGGCTGGCAGGTGACGGACCCGGACGCCCCGCGCCCGTGCTGAACGAGGTCGCAGCGTCCGACGTCGGTCGGGTGGAACGCGAGGTGTTCGGCGCATCGTCGGTTGTGGTCCGCTACGACGGGGTCGACCAGCTCGCGAGCGCCCTGGCCGCGATCGAGGGTCAGCTCACGGCGACGGTCCAGTACGCGCCCTCGGATGTCGAGGAGGCCCGGCGGCTGCTGCCGGTGCTCGAAGACCGCGTCGGGCGGATCCTCTTCAACGGTTGGCCGACGGGCGTCGAAGTGTGCCACGCGATGGTCCACGGCGGGCCGTACCCCGCGACGTCGGACGCGCGTACGACCTCGGTCGGGTCCCTTGCGATCGAGCGCTTCCAGCGCCCGGTGTGCTACCAGGACGTGCCCGATGAGCTGCTGCCCCAGGCCGTGCGCGACGACAACCCGTGGGCCCTGTCCCGGCGGATCGACGGCACTCTGAGTCTCGGCGAACGCGATCGATGA
- a CDS encoding FadR/GntR family transcriptional regulator has protein sequence MSASLAQRVVDGLKDQILAGDLVPGAKLPSETELIGAYGVSRTVVREAVSRLQAEGLVETFQGRGSFVLAVPEPSTFSLESSAIRTHRDVLAMVDFRLGFESEAAALAAANSTPQNTRAIDEALEQLGAGGDEGAVEADFAFHRAVAVATDNRFYVDLLDALGPMMIMLPRTRLDTQYSMTDAAHVERVRREHEQVATAVAAGDAETARAAMRVHLGNTRRRLAAPHP, from the coding sequence ATGAGCGCCTCACTCGCCCAGCGGGTTGTCGACGGACTGAAGGACCAGATCCTGGCCGGTGACCTGGTACCGGGCGCCAAGCTCCCGTCCGAGACCGAGCTGATCGGCGCGTACGGCGTCTCGCGCACCGTCGTACGCGAGGCAGTGTCGCGGCTGCAGGCGGAGGGGCTGGTCGAGACGTTCCAGGGCCGAGGGTCGTTCGTGCTCGCGGTGCCCGAGCCGTCGACGTTCTCGTTGGAGTCGTCGGCCATCCGCACCCACCGTGACGTGCTCGCGATGGTCGACTTCCGACTCGGGTTCGAGAGCGAGGCCGCGGCGCTCGCCGCGGCCAACAGCACGCCCCAGAACACCCGAGCGATCGACGAGGCGCTCGAGCAGCTGGGCGCTGGCGGTGACGAGGGCGCCGTCGAGGCCGACTTCGCATTCCACCGTGCCGTTGCCGTGGCGACCGACAACAGGTTCTACGTCGACCTGCTCGACGCCCTCGGGCCGATGATGATCATGCTGCCGCGTACGAGGCTCGACACGCAGTACTCGATGACCGACGCGGCACACGTGGAGCGCGTACGACGCGAGCACGAGCAGGTGGCGACGGCCGTTGCCGCCGGGGACGCCGAGACCGCTCGCGCTGCGATGCGCGTCCACCTCGGAAACACCCGCCGCCGCCTGGCCGCCCCACACCCGTGA
- a CDS encoding LysR family transcriptional regulator — MDVTFDQVRSFIAVAEELHFGRAAERLAMTQPPLSRQIQKLERVVGAQLLARDNRRVELTPAGASFLEDCYRLVNTVDQSVAHARRVEGGSAGTLHLGFTAGSAIGILGPLLGMLGEEQPDIEVILHERVTGTQVDGIRRGEIDLGLARPPFDTNVLSSRVVAREPLRAVVPEGHPIAAAQGPLGPEDFDGLPVVSYHPVQARYFHEMTVRFLVNGHSRIEQHVQQILTAVLLVAAGEGVAFVPASTAALGVPGVVYKTLMDFGGGHPDSDPARPVELHAIWARGGLTPMVRLVLHLVQRAANVMDDALDA, encoded by the coding sequence ATGGACGTCACCTTCGACCAGGTACGCAGCTTCATAGCCGTTGCGGAGGAGCTGCACTTCGGCCGAGCGGCCGAGCGGCTGGCGATGACCCAGCCACCGCTGTCGCGCCAGATCCAGAAGCTGGAGCGCGTCGTCGGCGCGCAGCTGCTCGCGCGTGACAATCGGCGCGTCGAGCTCACGCCGGCCGGCGCCTCGTTCCTCGAGGACTGCTATCGGCTGGTCAACACCGTCGACCAGTCGGTCGCACACGCGCGGCGCGTCGAGGGAGGCTCCGCCGGCACGCTGCACCTGGGTTTCACCGCGGGCTCGGCGATCGGCATCCTCGGCCCGCTCCTCGGCATGCTCGGCGAGGAGCAGCCCGACATCGAGGTGATCCTGCACGAGCGGGTGACCGGTACGCAGGTCGACGGCATCCGCCGGGGCGAGATCGACCTCGGACTCGCCCGCCCCCCGTTCGACACCAACGTCTTGTCATCGCGGGTCGTCGCGCGCGAGCCGTTGCGCGCGGTAGTACCGGAAGGGCACCCGATCGCCGCGGCACAGGGACCGCTCGGGCCTGAGGACTTCGACGGACTCCCGGTCGTCAGCTACCACCCGGTCCAGGCGCGGTACTTCCACGAGATGACGGTGCGCTTCCTGGTCAACGGCCATTCCCGGATCGAGCAGCACGTACAACAGATCCTCACCGCGGTGCTCCTGGTCGCCGCCGGCGAGGGGGTCGCGTTCGTGCCCGCGAGCACGGCGGCGCTCGGCGTACCCGGTGTCGTCTACAAGACCCTGATGGACTTCGGGGGTGGGCACCCCGACAGTGACCCCGCGCGCCCGGTGGAACTGCACGCGATCTGGGCCCGCGGCGGCCTGACGCCGATGGTCCGCCTGGTCCTGCACCTGGTCCAGCGCGCCGCGAACGTCATGGACGATGCTCTGGATGCATGA
- the kdgD gene encoding 5-dehydro-4-deoxyglucarate dehydratase, with product MANLTPDELAGTLGEGLLSFPVTHFTDELEFDEPAYREHLQWLSDHPVAGLFAAGGTGEGFSLTPPESDRVVRAAVSAVDGALPVLAPATGSTANAIQQARAAEEAGADGILLMPPYLTEASQAGLVEHVSAICSATSLGVIFYSRANAVLQADALEEACDRNRSLIGFKDGIGSIEEMTRTYARMGDRLVYIGGLPTAEVFALPLLQLGVTTYSSAIFNFVPEFALDFYAAVRAQDQAKVYAMLNAFVIPYTEVRDRRRGYAVSIVKAGMRVVGRSAGPVRPPLTDLTEHEFANLDELVKRIGGADA from the coding sequence GTGGCAAACCTGACCCCCGACGAGCTCGCCGGGACTCTTGGCGAGGGGCTCCTGTCCTTCCCCGTCACCCACTTCACCGACGAGCTGGAGTTCGACGAGCCCGCGTACCGGGAGCACCTGCAGTGGCTGAGCGATCACCCGGTGGCCGGCTTGTTCGCCGCGGGGGGAACCGGCGAGGGATTCTCGCTGACCCCACCCGAGTCCGACCGCGTCGTACGCGCCGCCGTTTCGGCGGTCGACGGCGCACTGCCGGTGCTGGCACCGGCGACCGGGTCGACGGCCAACGCCATCCAGCAGGCGAGGGCAGCGGAGGAGGCCGGCGCCGACGGCATCCTGCTGATGCCGCCGTACCTCACCGAGGCGAGTCAGGCGGGGCTCGTCGAGCACGTCAGCGCGATCTGCTCGGCGACCTCGCTCGGCGTGATCTTCTACAGCCGCGCGAACGCGGTGCTGCAGGCCGACGCCCTCGAGGAGGCGTGCGATCGCAACCGGTCACTGATCGGGTTCAAGGACGGGATCGGCAGCATCGAGGAGATGACCCGCACGTACGCGCGCATGGGCGACCGCCTCGTCTACATCGGCGGTCTGCCGACCGCCGAGGTGTTCGCGCTGCCGCTGCTTCAGCTCGGCGTCACGACGTACTCGTCGGCGATCTTCAACTTCGTGCCGGAGTTCGCACTCGACTTCTACGCCGCCGTGCGTGCCCAGGACCAGGCGAAGGTCTATGCCATGCTGAACGCGTTCGTGATCCCCTACACGGAGGTGCGCGATCGCCGGCGCGGGTACGCGGTGTCGATCGTCAAGGCCGGCATGCGGGTCGTCGGCCGCTCGGCCGGTCCGGTACGCCCACCGCTCACCGACCTGACCGAGCACGAATTCGCGAATCTCGACGAGCTCGTCAAGCGCATCGGAGGTGCCGACGCATGA
- a CDS encoding chloride channel protein produces MEQDAHQGQTQSESELVIALHSRGYVAILLVAALIGIPLSFVAFFFLVVVHELEHLVWDTLPDQLGFDGVPAWWPIVTMGLAAVVVGLTISRLPGHGGHVPADGMGAGGTPPRELPGTIIAAAVGLSLGAVLGPEAPLMALGSGLALLAVSRTRAADRPQVSAVIGAAGSAAAISAVFGNPLVAAIIFLEVADMGRRRTTMLVLPALVASGVGAVVFTGLGSWTGLEIGALTIPDLESSTLNAATVAWTLPVAAAIAAGIWAALVCGRRVASLATAYRMRITVAAGLVTGLGATIYALVTDHGPEEVVLSGQATLGDLALHPEQWSAGALVLLLVCKGIGYGVCLGAFRGGLIFPAVFLGAAAGVLASTALPGIDPVAGVAIGTAAATAATQLPVTGILLVVLLMGDAAASQMPVIILSAVTALVVDELLNSLTASDPDSPATT; encoded by the coding sequence ATGGAGCAGGACGCTCACCAAGGCCAGACCCAATCGGAGTCCGAGCTGGTGATCGCCCTGCACAGCCGCGGCTACGTTGCGATCCTGCTCGTCGCCGCGCTCATCGGCATCCCGCTCTCGTTCGTCGCATTCTTCTTCCTCGTCGTCGTCCACGAGCTCGAGCACCTGGTATGGGACACGCTGCCCGACCAGCTCGGCTTCGATGGGGTTCCTGCGTGGTGGCCGATCGTGACGATGGGGCTGGCCGCCGTAGTCGTCGGGCTCACCATCTCGCGGCTCCCGGGACACGGCGGCCACGTGCCCGCCGACGGGATGGGCGCGGGAGGCACTCCCCCACGCGAGCTGCCAGGAACGATCATCGCCGCCGCGGTCGGGCTCTCGCTCGGAGCGGTACTCGGTCCCGAGGCTCCGCTGATGGCCCTGGGCAGCGGGCTGGCGCTGCTGGCGGTGAGTCGTACGCGCGCCGCCGATCGCCCGCAGGTGTCCGCCGTGATCGGGGCAGCCGGATCGGCCGCCGCGATCTCCGCGGTCTTCGGCAACCCGCTGGTCGCGGCCATCATCTTCCTCGAGGTCGCCGACATGGGTCGGCGGCGGACCACGATGCTGGTGCTGCCGGCCCTCGTCGCGAGCGGTGTCGGCGCGGTGGTGTTCACCGGCCTCGGAAGCTGGACCGGCCTGGAGATCGGCGCCCTCACCATTCCGGATCTCGAGTCGTCGACCCTGAATGCGGCAACCGTCGCCTGGACGCTCCCGGTCGCGGCCGCGATCGCGGCCGGCATCTGGGCGGCCCTCGTCTGCGGGCGCCGGGTCGCTTCGCTGGCCACCGCGTACCGGATGCGGATCACCGTCGCTGCCGGCCTGGTGACCGGGCTCGGCGCGACGATCTACGCGCTGGTGACCGACCACGGCCCCGAGGAGGTGGTGCTGTCGGGCCAGGCCACGCTCGGGGACCTGGCGTTGCATCCCGAGCAGTGGTCGGCTGGCGCGCTCGTGCTGCTGCTCGTGTGCAAGGGCATCGGCTACGGAGTCTGCCTCGGCGCGTTCCGAGGTGGGCTGATCTTTCCGGCCGTCTTCCTCGGCGCCGCCGCCGGAGTCCTCGCCAGCACCGCGCTACCCGGCATCGACCCGGTTGCCGGCGTCGCCATCGGAACCGCCGCCGCAACCGCCGCCACCCAGCTCCCGGTGACCGGCATCCTGCTGGTCGTCCTGCTCATGGGCGACGCCGCGGCGAGCCAGATGCCGGTGATCATTCTGTCGGCGGTGACCGCGCTCGTCGTCGACGAACTGCTGAACAGCCTGACGGCGTCGGATCCGGACTCGCCCGCCACGACCTGA
- a CDS encoding VOC family protein, which yields MTIGLKTVLYPVRDLAAAKPVFIALLGVEPSMDASYYVGFDVAGEHVGLDPNGHAKGMTGPQAFWRVPDAAASVDELVAAGGTVRQPAQDVGGGAITAVIDDVDGNPIGIIQG from the coding sequence ATGACCATTGGACTCAAAACCGTGCTCTATCCGGTACGTGACCTCGCCGCCGCCAAGCCGGTCTTCATTGCGCTGCTCGGCGTCGAGCCGTCGATGGATGCGTCGTACTACGTCGGCTTCGACGTCGCCGGCGAACACGTCGGCCTCGATCCGAACGGCCATGCCAAGGGAATGACCGGGCCGCAGGCATTCTGGCGCGTGCCCGACGCCGCCGCGTCGGTCGACGAGCTGGTCGCGGCCGGCGGCACGGTGCGCCAGCCCGCCCAGGACGTCGGTGGCGGCGCCATCACCGCTGTGATCGACGACGTCGACGGCAATCCGATCGGCATCATCCAGGGCTGA
- a CDS encoding MMPL family transporter, whose protein sequence is MRRWAEFVLTHRRWVVSFWVLVAIVGATVSGAVSERLTYDYSLPGEPGSETAEKIDAHLGNGGKNAPYLVSVTVADGETIDAKAAAVAETFDTVAAEVPDVRVLDEANTGDDAFRTKDGQTSYAMVFWRFDTSPAAERPTEAIRAAAESGKPAGSTVGVTGMDELATGASEEGGAGVLAETLIGGLGALAVLAFVFASMLAFLPLVVAAVSILATFVMLLPLTYLSDYSALVQFLIALVGLGVAIDYSLLLVTRWREERDHGLENHDAVRAAMQSAGRSVMFSGLTVAIGLLSLVVLPVPFMRSVGIGGALVPLASVATTLSLTPAILAGIGPRVDWPKIRREDRASRAWQAWAAKVVRVRWVAAGVSMAVLLALLIGLFGMKIGQSSSDSLAKSGPAYETLQTLEDGGVTTGSLTPIEVLVATDDAQAAAEELAQVDGVDRALVSTDESSNRDGSSVVVVVPAEETVNSKSVDVVERVKDRSEGLPGVVGVAGVGAAQLDFMSAVYGNFPLMLALIAMLTFVLLARAFRSLLLPLKAVLLNLLSLGATYGLTVLFWQYGLGSEALFDISETGAITFWIPLVVFAFLFGLSMDYEVFILARMREEYDKTGDTDRAVIEGMGRTGRLVTSAALILFLAFAALASGPGTDLKVMATALGFGILLDATLIRAVLVPATVSLFGKWNWYLPVWAARLLRVPASSSRAAPEQVDAHVGV, encoded by the coding sequence ATGCGCCGTTGGGCGGAGTTCGTACTGACCCACCGTCGGTGGGTTGTCTCGTTCTGGGTACTCGTCGCCATCGTGGGAGCAACGGTTTCCGGTGCCGTCTCCGAGCGGCTCACGTACGACTACTCGCTGCCGGGGGAGCCCGGAAGCGAGACGGCCGAGAAGATCGACGCGCACCTCGGGAACGGTGGCAAGAACGCGCCGTACCTCGTGTCGGTGACGGTTGCCGACGGAGAAACGATCGACGCGAAGGCGGCCGCCGTTGCCGAAACATTCGACACGGTAGCGGCGGAGGTGCCCGACGTACGCGTGCTTGACGAGGCCAACACAGGCGACGATGCATTTCGTACGAAGGACGGCCAGACGTCATATGCGATGGTGTTCTGGCGGTTCGACACGTCGCCGGCGGCCGAGCGTCCGACCGAGGCGATCCGTGCTGCCGCCGAAAGCGGGAAGCCGGCGGGTAGCACCGTCGGCGTGACCGGTATGGACGAGCTCGCTACCGGTGCCTCGGAAGAGGGCGGTGCCGGCGTGCTGGCGGAGACCCTGATCGGTGGTCTGGGCGCGCTTGCCGTACTGGCCTTCGTATTCGCATCGATGCTCGCGTTCCTGCCGCTGGTCGTTGCGGCAGTATCGATCCTGGCGACGTTCGTCATGCTGCTGCCGTTGACGTATCTGAGCGACTACTCGGCGTTGGTGCAGTTTCTCATCGCACTCGTCGGTCTCGGGGTCGCGATCGACTACTCGTTGCTGCTGGTGACGCGCTGGCGCGAGGAGCGCGATCACGGACTCGAGAATCACGACGCTGTACGAGCAGCCATGCAGAGCGCGGGTCGCTCGGTGATGTTCAGCGGACTCACGGTCGCGATCGGCCTGCTGTCGTTGGTCGTTCTGCCGGTGCCGTTCATGCGAAGCGTGGGCATCGGCGGTGCGCTGGTCCCACTCGCGAGCGTCGCTACGACGCTGAGCCTGACGCCGGCGATCCTCGCGGGCATCGGCCCACGGGTCGACTGGCCGAAGATCCGGCGCGAGGACCGCGCGAGCAGGGCGTGGCAGGCGTGGGCGGCGAAGGTCGTCCGGGTACGTTGGGTCGCCGCCGGAGTCTCCATGGCCGTGTTGCTCGCGTTGCTCATCGGCCTGTTCGGCATGAAGATCGGCCAGTCGTCCAGCGACTCGCTTGCCAAGAGCGGCCCCGCGTACGAAACCCTGCAGACCCTCGAGGACGGCGGCGTGACAACGGGCAGCCTGACACCGATCGAGGTGCTCGTCGCGACCGATGACGCCCAGGCGGCGGCCGAAGAGCTCGCCCAGGTGGACGGCGTCGACCGTGCGCTTGTCTCGACCGACGAGTCGAGCAATCGCGATGGGAGCTCGGTCGTCGTCGTCGTTCCCGCAGAGGAGACCGTCAACTCGAAGAGTGTCGATGTCGTCGAGCGGGTGAAGGATCGGTCCGAAGGTCTACCCGGTGTTGTCGGCGTGGCCGGCGTCGGCGCCGCCCAGCTCGACTTCATGAGCGCGGTGTACGGCAACTTCCCGCTGATGCTCGCGCTCATCGCAATGCTCACGTTCGTACTGCTGGCCCGCGCCTTCCGCTCGCTGCTGCTGCCGCTGAAGGCCGTACTTCTCAACCTGTTGTCGCTCGGCGCGACGTACGGGCTGACGGTGCTGTTCTGGCAATATGGCCTGGGTTCCGAGGCGCTGTTCGACATCTCCGAGACCGGGGCGATCACGTTCTGGATCCCGCTCGTCGTATTCGCGTTCCTGTTCGGCCTGTCGATGGACTACGAGGTGTTCATCCTGGCGCGGATGCGCGAGGAGTACGACAAGACCGGCGACACCGATCGCGCCGTCATCGAGGGCATGGGGCGTACCGGCCGGCTCGTCACGAGTGCCGCGCTCATCCTGTTCCTCGCGTTCGCGGCGCTCGCGTCCGGGCCGGGCACCGACCTGAAGGTGATGGCGACCGCCCTGGGCTTCGGCATCCTGCTCGACGCGACGCTCATCCGTGCGGTACTGGTACCGGCGACCGTGTCGCTGTTCGGGAAATGGAACTGGTACCTCCCCGTATGGGCCGCGAGGCTGTTGCGGGTTCCTGCGTCATCGTCGCGCGCCGCGCCCGAGCAGGTTGACGCTCACGTCGGCGTCTGA